ACTCTCAGCACTCTATGTGATATTCTGGACTAGTCCTTAATTGATCAATAATAGGGTGGAGGCTagataatatatttttcaagtgaagcaactaaaattttattcagAACAAATATAGGCGCGTTATCGTTTGCTATGAAGTTTTAGAAATAATCGGAATCGTTTCGCAGTGTTCCAAAACTTGCGGAGGAGGCGTGATGAAGCGCAAAGTGACGTGCGACCAAATAATGGCCCAGGGACGTCAGCAAAGTCGGGAAGATCGCGAATGTACGTCGCAGAAACCCGCTTCTGAAAGACCCTGCAACAACAGAGCCTGCCACGACATGGACGCTGGTTCGTTACCAATTATTTCCAGTCAAAACACCACGTACAACCAGACCGATTTGAACGCGAAAGTGGATCTCAAGATCGGTGGTACTGCGAAGATATTCCAAGGCACGCCGTTCATCAAGATTCGCTGTCCCGTTAGGAAGTTCGACAAGTGAGTAAATTCGAACAGCTGGGCTAATTAAATCACGTATTTAATTCCATTACATTACgttgcaattgaattacacaATTGTACTTTTTGGCTAATTCAACTGCTAGACGATTACCGTAATCGTGGGTGTTGAAGTACGAATTAGAATGCAATTGAATTGTTTTGTTCTTGTAATTTATAGAGTAATTCTATATTTTGACGAAAACGAAAATTTTATCAGGTCGCAGATCATATGGACCAAAGACAACAAGGAGCTGAGGAAATCGAGGAAACACAAGATCAGCAAAAAAGGGGCATTGAAGATAAACGATATCACAGCCTCCGATTCTGGAATTTACGCGTGTATAGGTAAATCTTGTTAGAATTTTCAAATCGTTTCATTTCAAAGTCGATAAAGATTTCATGTAAGAATTCAAAAATCTATCATCAAAAACTGCTCGCTTCCATTAAAGTTTGAACAATGCcttaatttttgtattaaacGTCTCAACAAATCGACACATTCAATGGAAGCACTGATAACAGTGATAGAGATCTTCGCACTATAAGATTTTTCAGATCTCACACTTAGAGTCTTTGATTTCTCCGGCACTGATGAGATTTAATGCGTAGAGGAATCAATGTGGATTAATTGTTGTTGCAGCGGGAAATTCGCACGCAGAGACGCAGCTTATCGTAAAATTTCGTTCGAAGGAGCAGATTAGCAGCGAGGAGTATTTGCGATTAAGTAATTCCGTCTATCTTCAACGCAACGCTAATTTGGACTCTGCGCCTGCGAATTCAGGTGAAACTTTATACACCGATCGAACAGGTAAATTATTCCTACGTCATCGACGTTGAATCTATCCTTATTCCAAACTTATGAATGATATCTAACAGTTAAAATGACTGGTcccaaatttttcattttacaattatcgaATTTATTCGCTGAGAATGTTTCCACATTGTTGCAATGGTTATAAGGCAACCCATCGCAGCTGTAACAGTTCCCTAAATTGAAAGAAGCGTAGTTTTACTAGTTCTGTCTTTCGTAAAAGCTATAAATTTCTATGATTGTGTTCGTGGATTTCCAGCAGCCGCCTATGCGAATCATCATTTCATTCCCATCGACAGCGAGGATCTCAGCCACGAACGAGCATTTCCCAGCAACCCTACGAAGAAACCACAGAGAAAGCAAAAGACAAGTCCCACACCGCCAGATTCAACTGACTTGCACAAAGAACAAACAGTTACTTCGCAGAATCAGGTGAGATCGCCACGGTGATGAATAATTTTTCTTctcggaaaaaaaaagagatcgGACTCCAACGATTTCTCTGGTGTAACTGAGGATCACTGCTCTCGCTGCCTTTGTGTATCATGTTGCCACATTTGAATGTGATCGCGTGACTCTGCTATTTGATACGCTTCTattcttataaaatataattattcaTAGCACACGTCGAGGTGTTCAGAGCTCGATGAAATTCGACAGAACGATGCACGAAGTCATGTACTCAGAAATGATCCGCAAAGTCGTTAAATCTTGTTCGATACAGACGCGCAGAGAAATTGACAGAGAGttcaatttcgttttgtaaacaCTTCGCATTTCCGAGAGACACGGTAAAACTAATTTTCTTCCGGTGATTTTTTACTTTTCCTGCTTGCTATATTTCTGGATCTTTGACGGCCATTTAATATGTCAGCCTGGATACCACGAATCCGTGGAATCGATTGCGTCAAGTGCCTCTACCCTTGTGCCGCACTTAACTTATTTTATATCGAGCCTGAAGGTGAGACTATGGTACAGTCCGAGGGACTTGCTGTTTTTTCAAGTTAGTCCCCGATCGTCTTGCCAAAATAAAGGAACGCTTTACTTGTTGCTAGCGTTAAACATTCTGAAATAGTTCCGTTCAATTGGTGTCGTCTCTAGCACTGTTTTCAGTGACTTTATAGTTATTTAAGTAAAATGTTGTCCGTGATGTAAGACGCGCAATCTGGGCCGTTCCTTAATTGTCGATTATCCAACAGGAATACTGGCCGTTCCAAAGCGAATCGTCGGCTGGCAGATCGCATAGGACAGCTCCGGTAGCATTTATCGACAGTACTCGAAAAGAAGCTGGGCCAACAAAGCGCACGATGGCCGACAGGACTTCCGGTTTGCGGTACCAGAACGTGGAAGAGAACTTGGACACTCTGTACCGCAACACCGCCATTCCAGACGAAACGTTCGGTCCCGACGAGGAAAGGATCTTCATCGACGTGGATCCCTACGATCTAGACGACTCGATGTTCGGATTACAGCACAGCGACCCCGTGAAGATCACGCCTGTCGCCAGCAAACAAACTCCGGTGACATCCGCGATCTCCGACAAAGACTACGTGGAAGAGTCCTTGAAGAACGTGAAGAGACAATGGCAGGACAAAGGCCACGGGAACACAACGCCGAAAGAACAGGCGAAGGACCTGATCTCGTCTACCACCTCGGATGGCATTGGGTTGGAGGTGTTTTACATTCCAGACTCTAGCACCAGACACGCGGAGTCTCAGAGGGAAGAGACCGACAGACATCACGACAGCACCGAGATAGAGCATGTTTTCTCGACGATGTCGCTGAAGGAGCTAGAAGAGTCTCAGAGGAAACCTGATAGCAGAGACAAAGGGATCTTGAATAGGACGGAGAACTACGCGGAGGAGCTTGAAGAAGGGATGAAGAAACGGAAAACTTACGTGGAGAATGATACGGTCGACGATTCTCTCATATGGACCAGCACCAGGGACCCTGAGGAGGACCTCAGCGAGCTGACCTTGCACGGGGACAGAGGGTCCATCGAGAAGGAACAGGAGGAGAAGAGTGGACCTGTAGAAATTCGCAATGATTCAGGTGAAGAAACAAATTTGGAAGATAGCGAGGAGAAAAAGAATAAGTCATTAAACATTGCTGGCGCACCTGGGCGTAACACTACTACAGATGCTTCCCTTGCGACTCTGAGCATTTTAGGTAAGTCACACTCGAGAAGAGTGTATAAGGATTACAAAGATTGGAGAACGTCcatacattatttccaatttattaagCTTATTGATTCCTTCGAGTCTTCATATTTTAACCGTTATTAGACCCAGTTTTTTTTTGTGTTAGAAAAATGTTCTTACTTTGACATTGTTGTAGATACGTCAGAGGAACAGGTATTCGAGTGGGTAACGACGGAGTGGTCCAAATGCTCTCAAACTTGCGGAGGAAGTGGATTTCAGGTGATCAGTAGTTAAAATTACTCATTATTGATTAGTTCTATTGCTCTTCTTGGGTGCAATGTGCGCACAAATTTTAGTAATCATGCTCGACCGCGTCTTGTGCGCTTGTATAGTCACAATTTCAATAACAGTGAAAGAAAGATAAGGAACAGACTATATCGAGTCGTCCAGTAGTTGAAGCGTTAAATAAATAGGCATCACCAATGTGAAAAATTCTTTTGCTTGCACTAAGATACGCGGAGCTCAGTGCACAGTGCGGTCAGCAAAGCCGTCTGGGAATTCAACGCGCACGCAATCCAGGGTAATAATAGGAGCTAAATACTGCGAAGACGCGGGACATCCGATGGTGCAGAAGGTGCGATCATGCGGGTTTGGCAAGTGTCCACAGTGGCACACGACTGAATGGACACCCTGCGAGAAGTCCAGGTGCTTCAACTGGAAAACAGCGATGCAGAGACGCGAGCTTACTTGTCGTTTAGCAGACGACGATGAGAATGATCAACAAAACGTCACTTTGCTCGATCTTAGCAAGTGCGACGAGACCACCAGACCTCTGCAGAGGCAAGAGTGCTACAACGACGCGTGCAAAGGCGTTTGGAAGGTCGGCGAGTGGTCGGAAGTACGTTTCTTAAAGGTTTCAATTGATAATTCTGTAAGAGAAATTAAGGAAACGTTTTGTGCATAGAATCTCGGTTCAATTTTCCGATAATTTAGTTTTCCGTGAGCTTGACGTGTTCGAAATTGTCCGCAGTGCATGGCACCGTGCGAGAAAGACGGAATGAAGTACCGAATCCTGCAGTGTGTCTGGTTCGGGACGAAAAAACCAGCTGGCAACGCGTGCAGGGACATTCCACGGCCCACTGTGATGAAGTCTTGTAAAAGTGCACAGTGTCCTAAAACACCTGGTAAGATGATCGTTAGCTACAGCTTTGAACCAGCAAGTAAAATTGCATCAATTCATAGACTCCTTAGAAACTAATGACGATCTTGGTTAACCCTCGGGTGGCAGGTTgagtccattttgacccaaggTTACAAACGGTCCATCTAATTTCTAacttgaaaagaaaaatgttgaaagagTATACTTCAAATGGTCTACAgtcgaacaaaaatattttacaaaatcgaTTCTTTTTACCCACCGAGGTAGCCCCTTAAGAATGGTACTGGTTCCATGTTTGATCGTTTGCTTCTGTCGTAAAAGCTGTTCTTTCGCAACGACTAAGTCGGCCAGGTCGAAAACGAGTATGAAACCTTTTCAGACGACTGCAAGGACCACTCGCGGCTGTGCAGCAGGGTGAAGTCGATGAACATGTGCAGCGTGCAGCTTTACCAGAACCAGTGCTGTCAAACGTGTCAGCTGGAGAAGAGCTCGGAGACGGAGAAGCCCGAGAAGAGTCGCTAGGAAATTGTTGTAATGCGAGAGAAGAATAAGATTAGGTCGAAATTAACTGCGGTGTGAGGCGTGCAGCATGATTAAACGGGTCCGAGGATTGGCGTTCGAAAGAACGCGGCTCGAGTGGTTGAAACCGAGTCGAACCAGCCACCGGGCCGGTTCCAATCTTCGAACACGTTCGTCGGACACTTTCACGATACGCGAGAGTTATTCGATGGTTCGACCAAATTACTCCCGCTGCTAATTGTCCCCCCTCTCACCCTCCCCCGACCACCCGAGAAAATCCCCAGCAAACCCCCCTGGCACTCGAACACTCGAGCACCGGATTCTTTCCCGGGGTCCCAATAAGAATTCGACTCCTAATTGTGTGCTAATTGAAGCTATAACTTCCCGAACGTGTGTAACGCGTTAATCTGGCACCGATCCTAATTGCGCACGCTCACGCCGCCCCTCGAGGCGGGGGAGGGACCAGAGGGAGTTCTGGCATTCGTCCAAAAAAAAactgagaaagagagagagatacaaaGATGAGAGATTATATTGTTGAAGTTCGATGAGAACGGATATAGTAGAGAATGTAATTGTACGGTGAAAAGACGAGCTTCTGAAGGCTATTCAAGTGTTAGAGACGAGACTATTGACGGGGTGCTGGGGCGAAcggaacacacacacacatacacacacataggGTAAATGTGGGTAATATGGAACATTATAAACTCTAGATTAAAAACCTCTGAAGATGGTCGTGTACATCAGTGTCCTAAAAGCTATAATCGTATGATCGTTATCAGTTGTGCAAAGTTTGTGGTAAGTGAGTcagattaacacgttgacaCGAACTTTGTGTATTTCACACAAGTCTTGTCTGTTTCATTCGTATAAGCGATCAGAGatatgaataattataattacattatACAATTTAGTTGATTTCAGAAcgaaaaaatttatattcagtGCCACTGATTTTACGACAATCGTTTTTAAGCAGATCGATAGTACCGTTCACCGGTGACCaccgtggcagtcaacgtgttaataaatattGCACCGAAGATGATTTCAAGACCACTGATTCGTTCGTCGCCTGATGTAGGGGTTTCGTTCGAGAAAATGAGTTCCTCCAATTTTGGCAATCTTTTGAAACAGTCCCATATTACCGACGTTTGCTCGGCAGTTTCTCTGAACAGATATGTCGCGGTAAACGGTCAGCACAAACGAAAAAATTCCATTCTTTGAGGCTTTATTTTTTTACATGTACTCTCTTCGACAACGCACCGATCGTCTTCGATCGCTCGGTCCGGTTCCGGGAACGTGTGCTGGAATCATTTTTAATCGAAGACTGAGACCGCTTCAGCCGCGAACTTGTCGGGGTTCAACGCTCCCATCGGGCATTACCGAGTGTCGGCAGAGATAGGCAACGTTCTCAGCGAAACGTTTCGGATCACCTTTCGAAGCTGGGAATACCTGTTATACTGTTAGTCGTCGAATTATCGTAAGCTGTTTTCATTGAAACGCTCGTTGGGTCGTCCGATCGATTCGTGTCACTGCCATTTCTAAACATTTGCACCCTATAGCAAcatcattattattttataatgtcCAAGCGAATTTCCGTTCGTGCTTTTGTGAGGTGACACCTAAAACCATAATCGAAACCGTTAGTTCTCTATAAGGAGTTTCTCCTCCTCTTTGAGTCATCTCTTTCTtctaaaacagaattttatttgataGAATTTACTAGGGAAAAAATTTAGTCGATGTTGCAGGAGGAAGACGTGGAAGTATGTTACGTAAAGcagtaatattaatttattcatcTGTAGAAGATGCAGTTAACTAACAGTGGAAGCGAGAACTAGCTTCGGTCAGTATGGCTCCTTAATTAACAATTTAAGTACGTACAGTTCGCtgaagggttaataatattcaTCCGCGTAATGGGAAAAATCGACGCGAATTTGCAGGACGACCTAACGATACCGGAATTATCGATATGCAAGTTAAATGCCATCGGGACGAAACACTCGACCAAAATTGTCTCAAAATCTCTGATACCAAGAGCCATTTTTCCGTTCCCTCTCCCAAAAAGAGTCTTCGCACATTCCGCGTGTACCGTACAGGTTTGTTACTTTGTTACGTTTCCTCAAAGTATAAAGTAATTTACTTATTATGATCTATGTAATCTGTATTTATTGCGACGTTACCTCTGAGTTTCAACGATCCATAGAAATTCGAATCAGCCGAACGGCGAACGTTGGGTTGAACAAAATGAAAAAGGAAGAAACGATAAGTGTTATCGAAGTTACTAACGATATAAGTTAtgggaaaaaaaaatgaattattaCGCGTCTACAAGCGCCTCGTCGGGCGCGTGTAAGCCGATAGAGTCTAAGCAATAAAATATATAGGTACTGTAATATACTATTTTGTTAATAACCTCTGGCGAAAATTCGTTAACATGACGTTCCATTGTTAATCGAGTACCGCTGAAAAGGGTTTGCGTGCCTCCGATTAAAAATCGACGGTGATCGTTTAAAAGCTTGCCTTTCTCACCGATTCCAATGACCTTCAACTAATTGTCGAGGTCATCATTCTAAACTACTTTCTGTTGTACATATTATCACCGGTCGATATTAGTTCTcaacaatttacaaaaatattctgTTAAACCTATAGTCATGATTGACATTCTGATGAAATTATGATCGTATTCTGCTTCTTACAGCAAATTATTACTTATGTTAGGATACTTAATGTGTAACTATAGCAATCTATATCTTACAGTAATCATAAACAtgataatatatatgttattaaatacgTATGGTGCTGAACATAGTTTCCTGTATGTCACGAAACTCGAACGGTCGTAacgtgtataggaaaaagtcgATCGGAGTTACGACCTTGGCAACAtacttcaaggtcattgaactcgaggaggtggaaaaacttttaaataattATCAAATCGACTGCCCATTGCAGTCGTGTTTCTTTCTACGGGGATCTAATTCTTGTTAAACGTTTCTTTGCCGATCGATAAGAATATGTGATGAACATACACTACGTGCTATCATTTCTCTCGATGATAACGTCTCGGTTACTTTTTACCCTAGGTTCCACGATATTGTGAACAGATTTTCGCTATCAACGAATTTGCCTCGACACAGCTAGACAGTTTGCCAAAACGAGCTGATATAAATGAAATGagatataaataaattagtATATTATTGAAATCGAGATAAAGAAcaaaaaaagtatatatattACAAGCTACGTAAAAATAAGATGAAAGCGCACGCGGATAAgaaacaaaagtaaaaaaaaaataatggaaaacaactTCGACACCCTTAAAGCGCAGGTATGTGTGTAATTATACAGGATCGAAATATATTGTCCTAACGATATATCCACAAGCAAATTCTGTACATTATCGATCTACCTTTCGACGGAAGTTTTTAGTCGGGTAATgagaaaatataattgttattCGATCCAGCTGAGTCGCGAATACCTGTTTCTTTCGTGCCGTCTGCCAGCAACACACGCGTTCCCCCGCGAAATGATTTCCGATACCTGCATTTTTGTATATACCACGACCTAGTTATGTAAAGTGACTCCACACTATTATATGAAGAGCATTATTGTTCATTATATCTATGTAAATATGTAACTGCCTAAATACGAATAAAACCAGAGGATATATCACTGCACAGTACTTTAATTAATCGATGGGATCTGTGTTTATTGCTCTCAATTAATTGACAATCGTAGTAAAATTGCACCGACAATGTCCAAGGTTTCTGTAACCAAAATGCTTAATGACTCTcatattttaagaatttttccagCGCCAATCGTAAAAGCTAAACCAACGTTTATAGCATAAAACGATCCTCTAAACTCTTCCGAATGCAGCAGCATATTGTTAATTCccgtcaaaaattaaaaaatgttcgctAAAATTAATGCAGTCTTTACCGCGGTCTAGACCTAACTTTCTTTTACGCTTCGaacagaaaaaattcttaagactAAACCTATCACCGCCAATCAAACATGACTTTTGAATTCACGTTGATCGCATCAAAGTCTACAGAAACCACCTTAATAATACTCGAATCGTAAAGATTAAAATTCGTTGAACAGTCTAATTGACAATGTTGAGTGCTCTAATCTAGTGAAATAGTACTAACAGTATAAAACATTATAAAGTATCAATCCCTCAATCTACCAGGCCCCATCTCCGAAGCACCTCCTCCTGACTAACCGGCCATAGATTCTTCAGCAAAGCCCACCCAGATTTCTGCGTGACCAGCAGATAATCATTCTGCGGATCATGTAAGTAGGAATAAGCTCCCATAACCAAACTCTGGCATATCCTCGCGCAAACGGTGACCTTTAAGATCTTTTTCTCTAGCTCGGTCAGCTTCCTGAAGTATTGGTAGCCTTCGATAACGTGCTTTCCCATTTCCATATCCCCAGCTTGCAGCATCATGTAACAGAGCGCAATAGCCAGCTCGAATATCAAACAAGTTCTATGTGAGTCCCCGAAATCGATCACCGCAGTGATGTCCGTGCCGTTCGGACTCATCACGATATTCTGCTCATTCAAGTCACCGTGAATGACGCCTTGTTCGAGTTTAGAAGTCACACTTAGAACGTCTTTCTCGAATGCCTCGATCACCTCGTGCACCAGGTCCCTTGCAAAGGCGTCGTTCACGGCGTAAATGAACTGCCGCAACTTCGGCACTGAGGTCAGCATCCACAGGGTGTTATGATCGTCGTAAGCGGGGTGAGAAAATCCCTTAAGTACATTATCTAATTTTCCTGTAAAACGACCCACGTTTCGAAGCAGGTCGCTAGTAATTGGAACGCGATGCAACAATGCACCTGGACAATAAACGAGCAGTCTGACTGCATATCTCTCCTCGGAACCTTGCGCAGACAACGTCTCGAGAGAGTAATACTCTCcgttaacatttttaacagGTAGAGGGCAAGTAATCTGTCGTTCATTCAGGAAAATCAACATTTCGTTTTGCGCCTCTATCACTTGGCTCTTTCTTGAGTCTAGCGAGTTTACGATCTTCAATACGTAGCCATGTTTGCTGACGCTGTCTATgtgaggatttttatgcagattcTCGCAAATTATGTGGTAATTCCTATCGTCGTAGGCGTTCAGCTCGATTATCTTCGTCATCTTCAGACCGTAGAGCTTCTCCAGCAGGACTGAGACTACATGTTCGCTTCCTGGAGGTCGTATCCGCTGACCTGGTGTTAGAACGTCCTCGTTGACTTCCATTTTGATATTGGTTCTGGAAACAGCTTGAATTATTGGTAGGAATTCTTACTTCTTTGAGAAGCAAGTacggcatttttttttttaaagaaattctacgattttcaataaattttttaatacgttTTGAAAAACATTCCGCTAATTCGATGTTTTTTTAAGCATCGTTGAATTGTTCAATAAGTAATGAACCACTCGATTTATATCTAACGTGAacttaataattattttcgagATACCATTcccaacaaaaataattacaaatgaaattacgttAAATGAGAAAATACAGTTTAAATTTGTGGAAAAGATTTACAACCACTTCCGGTTCCAATTCACTTCCGGTTTCTTTTCCGTTTCTCTTTCTTTACATATAATATCGTTCGTAAAAATCATTACAGTTCGAACCACAGAATgtatgtaaataaatataaatattgttctGATGCAGTAAATTGATATAAGTTTTTCGAAAGATCGTTCGTACAGTCACTTCCGGTTCATTAAAATATCAATCAAAATCAACAATTGCCCTTCACCCTTTCCGTTacacatttaaaaattatattttccgtTTAAAATGTTATTTGTATGTTTGAAAATCAACTCATAATTACTTTTATCTCTTACCTGATAAAATTCTTTACACCCGAACGTAAAGAATTCAACGGGTTGGCAGGACTAGCTCCGCAATATAATACTTTTTACATACCAAAACTGTGCTGTACTTGTAAATTACTAAActttcgaaaattctgaaaagcaAATGCCTTTAACTCGAAAGTATCTCAAACCGTTAACACGATGTTGAAGTATGCGAGACGATCGCTGAATGAAGTTCGAGGAGTATAACGTACGATCGTATAGGTAATAAAGTAGTTAACACACAATGAGTTCAAGTGGTAGAACGTAAATGCGCGATGATTGATGCTTATCATGACTGCTGAGCAGTAAGCTGAAAAGAATAAGTTTCCGTGCTATCTATCGTCGAAGATCAAACAAAGTCTTATCGCAATGATAACAATAAATCCGTCAAAAATTATATTGTTAATATCTGAAATCAAATATAAAAAAacactgttttaatatttttatggttTTTTACTACGTGTTAATTCACTACTGCTTTAATGTCTTCGTTTTATATATTTAATGATTATTTTAATGCACGTAATCCACTTTCTAAGCTCTATTGCTAATGTACTGATCTTTAATTTTATCTAACATTGCCTAAATTAACTGTGtgtttttaaaatgtatttttgtataaatCAAAATTACTTCATACAGTAATAGgttcaaaatatttaataaatgctAAAGAATTTTACAGAATGTTACATACCTGGCAGAAACACGAACTCTTATTGTTACACTTATAGACAGGAATTAGAATTATTTGAAATGGCCGCCACAAGTAtttcgatatatatatatatatatatatatatatcgattttatttgtttacattTGTGCGTCAATGTTGCACAGTGCTGCATTATTCATTCTATGTTCAcagaaatattcaatattaCAGTTTCTAATTCTTAAGCAAGATGAGTATTTTTCATGTGCTGTAAGTTAATATTAATCCGCACGTTAAACAATATACACTTTGTATTGTGTACATAAATCTGAATAACGAAATGAACATCACAAATAATTCGTTTTGCTGAATGATAAATGCAAGTAGTCTTTAAATAGTTAACACAGTATTAAAATTAGAACTAACTATAAATAGTTAACAcagttttagaatttttaaacaaaGAGTACGATCAGAGAGGAGCTGACAATAAGAGGGCTCACGTTCGTGGTTTTCGTGCTTCCGGTATCATGCTGCACCAAGCGGCTTATGCGAACACTAACAAGTATTTAGCATGAATTAGAACCCATATAATTTCACCATAGACGAAATATAGGAATAAACATATACACTTTACAGAGAATGTCCTCTCTGCCCTTTATAGACATTCTTCTTTAATTAAAATATCAAAAAGTGCaatcattaatttttaattcaagCCCCCAAAAgttcaaacatttctattggAATACATTCTATAACCAACTTGAAAAGCTTCCTTACCTTAGGATTCACATAGGCCGCTTGGTGCAGCACTATACGTGTCATGAATTGTGAAATTATAGAAGCGACACGCAATTGTAAAAGTATAACCATTTATTTCATTACATTGACCAATCAAATTAAAGAGCTTATGGGAAGTTGCATTGCTAATCTGTTACCTTCTAATTCTATGGTGGAGTTACTTTTTGCGGGAACACATTGAACGTGTTCCTGTGATGAGTAATAAAGAACTCTTAGACTGAAGTCTTAGAATACTGTTCATTTGTCTGAAAATTgctctatttatataaaatcaTGGCTG
The genomic region above belongs to Halictus rubicundus isolate RS-2024b chromosome 17, iyHalRubi1_principal, whole genome shotgun sequence and contains:
- the Nolo gene encoding ADAMTS-like no long nerve cord isoform X1; protein product: MSGIATMRKSHFVLGSCKGYRGAPAIFFIGICLLGLALSDNSTIDDSIIDDVSEVTNTGNNLDADTGEQSVTWGEWSPWSKWSACSRSCGGGISRQQRRCRRKPCKGRPWSTKYKVCNPEPCEKPSDIRAEQCAAYDDVPYSGQLLKWYPHYDPTRPCALICRGEQSLENTGSRLKQETSAEKTLPRDATEALQLDSDETIVVQLADKVEDGTKCYTDGTDVCIAGQCMKVGCDLRVGSNKNTDACGVCGGNGSSCQSRYSWSLESISACSKSCGGGFKLAVVVCKSMPDETVVDNSYCDPDSRPETTRMPCNTHLCTAKWVTGEWSICSASCGGGSRTRAIFCTEENGNETTKLPDHKCSGMHKPRNQETCNTISCPMWETNKWSECSVTCGTGIKTRTVECRDAVGSISTDCDPVERPHTEQECKTNIVCPIYADEMTQPLMQPYPPPPVSEKLIDQPIPSESTFIADDWSPCSVTCGEGIRHRDVKCKIFLEFSRTIANLPDRQCSGPKPIQTEKCMMEPCGMIENNLSFGIDAVGDSGYAEPSLTDDSYNRPSGGSSGGSGYDSGIKVAPGSDVETTYSWKEAGYTSCSATCLGGVQDLIINCVRDDTGKTVIPLLCSRETKPEARIRVCNDHPCPPRWNLSEFSPCMSPCGLGIQTRDVTCIHEVTRGSTGKTVPVPNKMCPQPPPADRQYCNVWDCPVKWSVGKWGKCSKTCGGGVMKRKVTCDQIMAQGRQQSREDRECTSQKPASERPCNNRACHDMDAGSLPIISSQNTTYNQTDLNAKVDLKIGGTAKIFQGTPFIKIRCPVRKFDKSQIIWTKDNKELRKSRKHKISKKGALKINDITASDSGIYACIAGNSHAETQLIVKFRSKEQISSEEYLRLSNSVYLQRNANLDSAPANSGETLYTDRTAAAYANHHFIPIDSEDLSHERAFPSNPTKKPQRKQKTSPTPPDSTDLHKEQTVTSQNQPGYHESVESIASSASTLVPHLTYFISSLKEYWPFQSESSAGRSHRTAPVAFIDSTRKEAGPTKRTMADRTSGLRYQNVEENLDTLYRNTAIPDETFGPDEERIFIDVDPYDLDDSMFGLQHSDPVKITPVASKQTPVTSAISDKDYVEESLKNVKRQWQDKGHGNTTPKEQAKDLISSTTSDGIGLEVFYIPDSSTRHAESQREETDRHHDSTEIEHVFSTMSLKELEESQRKPDSRDKGILNRTENYAEELEEGMKKRKTYVENDTVDDSLIWTSTRDPEEDLSELTLHGDRGSIEKEQEEKSGPVEIRNDSGEETNLEDSEEKKNKSLNIAGAPGRNTTTDASLATLSILDTSEEQVFEWVTTEWSKCSQTCGGSGFQIRGAQCTVRSAKPSGNSTRTQSRVIIGAKYCEDAGHPMVQKVRSCGFGKCPQWHTTEWTPCEKSRCFNWKTAMQRRELTCRLADDDENDQQNVTLLDLSKCDETTRPLQRQECYNDACKGVWKVGEWSECMAPCEKDGMKYRILQCVWFGTKKPAGNACRDIPRPTVMKSCKSAQCPKTPDDCKDHSRLCSRVKSMNMCSVQLYQNQCCQTCQLEKSSETEKPEKSR